Genomic segment of Sphingopyxis lindanitolerans:
ACGGCCTGCGAGGGCATGTCGCGCAACGCGATGCGCGCCGCTTTCGATCATCATCCCTCGCTTCGCGATCCGTTCGGCGGGCGGATTCCCGACTATGTCCTCCTCGTCGAGCTGGGGACGAGCATGCCCGAGGCGATCCTGCCCGATCTCGACGCGGCGCTGGCCGAAGCGATCGGCTCCGCGCTGGTCGGCGCGTCGCCCGATATCGAGGATGTGCTCGTCGGCCGGCCCGCGGATTTCTGGGCCATCCGCCATTCGATCAGCGACGGCATCGCACGGTCGGGACAGGTGATCGCCTTTGACATTGCGGTGCAGCGGTCCAAGCTTCCGGCCTTTCGGTCGGCGGCGCTGGCGATGCTGGCCAGCGATTTTCCCCAGATCCAGGTCTGCGATTTCGGGCATTGCGGCGACGGCGGCGATCATTTCAATCTGGTCTGGCCGACCTGCGACCTGCCGCCCGAGGCCGAACGCAGGCCGGTGATCGAGGCGCTGCGCGGGGCGATTTACGACCTTGTCGTTTTCGGGTTCGGCGGAACCTACAGCGCCGAGCATGGCGTCGGGCCGCACAACCAGGAATATTATGACCGCTACAAGCCGGAGCCGGCGCGCGCGCTGTCGGGGCGGCTCCAATCGATGTTCGATGAAAAGGGGCTGATGGGCAATGTCCGCTTGTGAATCGCGGTCGCTGGCGCGGCGAATGGACGGGCTGGCGCTTTCCGATATCGTCCAGATCAAGCAGCGCGCGGCGCAGCTTGCAGGCGAGGGACGACGGATCGTCGATCTCAGCATCGGCGAACCCGATTTCGATACGCCGCATCATATTCGCGACGCCGCCGCGTCGGCGATGGCCAGCGGCGCGACCCACTATACCGCGACCGCCGGCACCCCGGCGCTCCGCGCGGCGATCGCGCGCAAGCTTGCCCGGGACAATCGCCGCACGGCGGCGCCGGGCGAAATCATCGTCGGCGTCGGGGCCAAGCAGATTATCGCAAACGCCCTGCTCGCGACGGTCGAAGCCGGCGACGAGGTGATCATCCCTGCGCCCTTCTGGTCGAATTATGTCGATATGGTGCGCTTTGCCGGGGGCACCCCCGTCATTGTGCCCTGCGCGATGGCGAATGGCTTCCTGATGACCCCCGACCAGCTCGAAGCCGCCGTTACCCCGCGCACCCGGTGGCTGATGCTCAACTCGCCCTCGAACCCGACCGGCGCCTGCTACACGCTCGATCGGCTGCGGGCGCTTGCGCATATCCTCGAACGCCATCCGCATGTGCGGGTGATGGAGGATGCGATCTATGAGCGGCTGATCTACCCCGGACATACCTATCATTCGATCCTCGACGCATCGACGGCGCTGAGCGACCGGACCTTGTGGATCAGTGGCGTGTCCAAAGCTTTTGCGATGACGGGGTGGCGCATCGGATATGGGGTCGGGCCAAAGCCGCTGATCGACGCGATGGCGGTGGTCAGCGCCCAGACGACCTCGCACCCCTGTTCGATCGCGCAGGCCGCAGCGGTCGCCGCGCTCGACGGCTGTCAGGATGTCATCGACCAGTTTCGCAGCGCCTTCGAACGGCGGCGAGCGATCGTCTGCGACGGCCTGTCGGCGCTCCCCGGCATCGACCTGATCGCGCCCGCGGGCGCCTTTTACCTATTTGCCGGCGTGAGTGAGCTGCTGGCGACGATGACCGGACGCGGCATCGAGAACGACCGGGGTCTCGCGGACTATTTCCTCGAATCGGCGGGCGTCGCCCTCGTCCCCGGCAGCAGCTTCGGCGCGCCGGGGCATGTCCGCCTGTCCTTCGCCGCGGCGGACGACGCACTCCGCCATGCGGTCGATCGGATAACGGCGGCCGTCCGCGCCCTCGCCCGATGATCCTCGCAAATGGAATGGATGCACAATGACTGTTTCTTCGACCTCGAGTGAAAAGGCCCTGACGCTGCTTCGGCAGATGGGGTTCGGAGATGAGGCTCTGTCGAGCGGCGACCTGGTGTCGGCATCACCGATCGACAATGCGATCATCGGCAGGGTGAGGCAGGATGACCCCGACGGCGTCCGCCGGAAAATCGCAGCCGCCGATGCCGACTTCCGCAAATGGCGCGATGTGCCGTCGCCGCGGCGCGGCGAGCTGGTGCGGCTGTTCGGCGAGGCGCTCCGCCAGAACAAGGCTTCGCTCGGCGCGCTGGTGACGCTGGAAACCGGCAAGATCCACTCCGAAGGGCTCGGCGAGGTTCAGGAGATGATCGACATCTGCGATTTCGCGGTCGGGCTTTCGCGCCAGCTTTACGGCCTGACAATGGCGACCGAGCGCCCCGGCCACCGGATGATGGAAAGCTGGCACCCGCTCGGCGTCACGGCGATTATTTCGGCGTTCAACTTTCCCGTCGCCGTCTGGGCGTGGAATGCCTGTATCGCGCTCGTCTGCGGCAATGCGATCATCTGGAAGCCGTCGGAAAAGACCCCGATCACCGCCTTCGTCGCGCACGCCCTTCTCGAGCGTGTGCTCGACCGTTTCGACGACGCGCCGGGCGGGCTGTCGCTGCTGGTGCAGGGCGGGCGCGAAGCGGGGGAGCTATTGGTCGACGACCCGCGCGTGCGGATGGTCTCGGCCACCGGTTCGACGCGCATGGGCCGCGAGATCGGGCCGCGCGTCGCGGCGCGCTTCGGACGATCGTTGCTGGAGCTGGGCGGCAACAACGCGATGATCGTCACGCCCTCGGCGGACCTTGCGCTTGCCCGGCAGGCCATTGCTTTTGCGGCGGTCGGGACGGCTGGGCAGCGCTGCACCTCGCTGCGCCGCCTCTTCGTGCATGACAGCATCTATGATGCGCTTATTCCCGACCTGATCCGCATTTTTGGCGCGGTGAAGGTCGGCGACCCCCTTGACCCCGCAACGCTCGTCGGCCCGCTGATCGATGCGCCATCGTTCAAGGCGATGCAATATGCGTTGGGTCAGGCGCGCGCCGTATCCGGCCGTGTTAATGGCGGTGAGCGGGTCGATGGTCCGCATCCCGACGCCTTTTACGTGCGGCCCGCGATCGTCGAAATGGTCAGACAGGAAGCGATCGTGATGGATGAGACCTTTGCCCCGATCCTGTATGTCATGCGCTACACGTCGCTCGATGATGTCATCGACACACACAACGCCGTGCCGCAGGGGCTGTCGTCGTCGATCTTCACCACCGATCTTCGCGAAGCCGAAAAATTCCTGTCGGCGGCGGGTTCGGATTGCGGAATCGCCAACGTCAACATCGGCCCGTCGGGGGCCGAGATCGGCGGCGCATTCGGCGGGGAAAAAGAGACGGGAGGCGGCCGCGAAAGCGGAAGCGACAGCTGGCGAGCCTACATGCGGCGCGCCACAAATACCATAAACTACAGCAGTGACCTGCCGCTTGCGCAGGGTGTGCAATTCGAGGTCTGAATGGACGGAAGGAATAGCCAGGTCGCAATGCAGGGCGTCTGGACAGGCGGCGCCCGATGACGCGCGACGCGATCGATGACATCGACCGGAAGCTGCTGGGACTGCTGCGGTCGAACGCGCGGCTGCCGACGACCAGCCTGGCGCATGCTCTCGGTATTTCCCGGGGCAATACCTATGCCCGGCTGGCGCGGCTCGAACGCTCGCGGATCATCCGGGGTTACACCGTGCAACTGGGAGACGAGCATGACAAGGGCGCCGTGCGCGCACATGTCATGATCAAACTGATGCCGCGGCATGGCCGCGCGGTCGAAGCACGGCTTTCGCAGCTTCCCGAGCTGGTGGCGCTTCATGCGATTAACGGCGTCTTCGATTTGATCGGTATCATCGAGGCGCAGAGCCTTG
This window contains:
- a CDS encoding aldehyde dehydrogenase family protein, whose amino-acid sequence is MTVSSTSSEKALTLLRQMGFGDEALSSGDLVSASPIDNAIIGRVRQDDPDGVRRKIAAADADFRKWRDVPSPRRGELVRLFGEALRQNKASLGALVTLETGKIHSEGLGEVQEMIDICDFAVGLSRQLYGLTMATERPGHRMMESWHPLGVTAIISAFNFPVAVWAWNACIALVCGNAIIWKPSEKTPITAFVAHALLERVLDRFDDAPGGLSLLVQGGREAGELLVDDPRVRMVSATGSTRMGREIGPRVAARFGRSLLELGGNNAMIVTPSADLALARQAIAFAAVGTAGQRCTSLRRLFVHDSIYDALIPDLIRIFGAVKVGDPLDPATLVGPLIDAPSFKAMQYALGQARAVSGRVNGGERVDGPHPDAFYVRPAIVEMVRQEAIVMDETFAPILYVMRYTSLDDVIDTHNAVPQGLSSSIFTTDLREAEKFLSAAGSDCGIANVNIGPSGAEIGGAFGGEKETGGGRESGSDSWRAYMRRATNTINYSSDLPLAQGVQFEV
- a CDS encoding pyridoxal phosphate-dependent aminotransferase; the encoded protein is MSACESRSLARRMDGLALSDIVQIKQRAAQLAGEGRRIVDLSIGEPDFDTPHHIRDAAASAMASGATHYTATAGTPALRAAIARKLARDNRRTAAPGEIIVGVGAKQIIANALLATVEAGDEVIIPAPFWSNYVDMVRFAGGTPVIVPCAMANGFLMTPDQLEAAVTPRTRWLMLNSPSNPTGACYTLDRLRALAHILERHPHVRVMEDAIYERLIYPGHTYHSILDASTALSDRTLWISGVSKAFAMTGWRIGYGVGPKPLIDAMAVVSAQTTSHPCSIAQAAAVAALDGCQDVIDQFRSAFERRRAIVCDGLSALPGIDLIAPAGAFYLFAGVSELLATMTGRGIENDRGLADYFLESAGVALVPGSSFGAPGHVRLSFAAADDALRHAVDRITAAVRALAR
- a CDS encoding Lrp/AsnC family transcriptional regulator, whose amino-acid sequence is MTRDAIDDIDRKLLGLLRSNARLPTTSLAHALGISRGNTYARLARLERSRIIRGYTVQLGDEHDKGAVRAHVMIKLMPRHGRAVEARLSQLPELVALHAINGVFDLIGIIEAQSLVELNALIDRVGAIEGVENTTSSILLDTKIQR